One stretch of Bactrocera tryoni isolate S06 unplaced genomic scaffold, CSIRO_BtryS06_freeze2 scaffold_7, whole genome shotgun sequence DNA includes these proteins:
- the LOC120781635 gene encoding uncharacterized protein LOC120781635 produces MNIIVKIKMEKDKKLKQKRLRLKPSVSDAIKDSPESFEKPTSQRFYEKLKQNTPALQSVLCVAMKSKMRYLKAVYVTAAAWKNKTGSGLLANGDESSVSAHVNKTLTYWELSSDNAKM; encoded by the exons ATGAAtattattgtgaaaattaaaatggaaaag gATAAAAAGTTAAAGCAAAAGCGCCTACGGCTGAAACCGTCAGTATCCGACGCAATTAAAGATAGTCCAGAATCTTTTGAG AAACCGACCTCTCAAAGGTTTTACGAAAAATTGAAGCAAAATACACCGGCACTTCAATCTGTCCTTTGCGTAGCTATGAAAAGCAAAATGAGGTATCTCAAAGCGGTGTACGTTACCGCGGCAGCCTGGAAAAACAAAACTGGGTCTGGACTACTCGCTAATGGTGACGAGTCAAGCGTATCAGCGCATGTCAACAAAACTTTGACTTACTGGGAGTTATCTTCGGACAACGCAAAAATGTAA